From the genome of Medicago truncatula cultivar Jemalong A17 chromosome 2, MtrunA17r5.0-ANR, whole genome shotgun sequence:
acaattttgatcgaaactatccaaacaacatttattctctttaatcaattctacattattatatccaaacataaatcaattctttcaaaatcaattatgtcagaatcaattctcctagaatcaattctatccaaaactgaaccaaacacacatttaGTTATATACACCGGTTAGTTCACCTATAGGTACAACATAAGTCAGACTaaattttgcaacaaaaaaaataataaaaaaaagtcagagTGGACGTCATTGTGGttcaaaaagtaaaagaatTGGTTTTGTTATTAAGAGATTAGCGGTGCATTTGtttaaaaacacaaaataaattacatttgtGATTTCGTTTTCTCTGAACGAtcctgtttgttttgattttccatttttgtgcggtgtgtttttaatttcctgtcttagtgcggtgtttatttgattcaggttgaaaaaTTAGCTTTGAACAAGTGCAGATctgatcaatgacaatgactttggcgtcatcaacgttgcagatccgaagacatgagtattccgaagacatgaatatagtcatattagtcatatttgtaagcacatgtactttgccgttttatgatattaacatggatgatgtgagtttgttcatcgattcatcatttttgtttttagcgaatttagatttgtattgtattgatgtactctatcaatttgaatgaatgaatatcgtttatttttgtcaaaaaaaataaaaaaaatacattcgTACACATGTTAATGTTAttattctgttaaaaaaaacatattcgaTGTCCACAAGTCTTAGCTCAACTGAAAAAATGCCGAAATTATTAGGCCGGATGTAAttatgaccggggttcgaaccccggtacctccacttatgtgtgtgtgtgaatttataatggttttgccattttatctatctacaaaaaataaaaatattcgatGGCAAAATTGTTAGTGGTCAAGTGGTAAAAGTTTTAAGGTGGTGTCATATGCAACCCGATTCCATTATttgcaaactttttttttaccaaaaaaaataaaatatatattcaatgacaagttttaacattttttgtCCTTCTCTTTTCCTTCTCAAACCTTAGCCTTTTCCACTTTTTATCTATTAAAAATGTATGATTTATGATCAATTTTGATCGAAAATCACCCCACTacgttgtttttcttttagttaaataaatgattttcatcTACTCTTGGTCTTTATTTGTCTGTTTTGTGTTTTCGTCGTCTTAGTACGActctttttgttttgattttccgtctttgTGCAACATAGTTTTTATCTCATGTTTGCGGTGTTTATTCGATTTCATGTTGAAAAATTAGTTTTGATTAAgtgcaaattcaatcaatgactttgataTCATCAAAATTGCAGATCCGAAGACATgagtattttatatatttgaatatcattgtttttttagaaattaaatatttgaaaaaatttgttttatgttatCAACATGAATGCTGCGacctttttttttgcaaatttatctttttttatttttagctaCTTTAAGTttgtattatattaatatactctatcaatttaaacGGATGACTATgatcatttttgtaaaaataaaataaaataaaaaaagtgcatACATGACACATACACGCGCATACGCCATTGACCGGATTGTGCAAAAAACCAACTTGACATCTTTTCATTTCACACCTCTTCtttcaataatatataaatttgcaTCAACACTCCTAGCTTCTTTAAATCAACACTTCACTCTACTTGTCTTTGTTCCTATCTTTTGCATTAGCAACATTATTACCAATCAAAAAATGGACAAGGAACTTCAGCTTTGTTCTGTTGATGCTgctaatgaagaagaaatggttTCTCAACAACCACAAAGACGCAAGGGTGGTCTTATCACCATGCCTTTTATAATTGGTATCTTATCTATGACTTGCATGCATTTTTACTTTGAATGAGCTtgaattttgatgtatatataatatggTTTTGTTGTGATTATTTTGATTGAAGGGAATGAGGCACTTGCTAGGATGGCAAGTTTGGGACTATTACCAAACATGATATTGTATTTGATGGGATCATACAGACTTCACCTTGGCATATCTACTCAGATACTTCTTTTATCCTCTGCAGCTAGCAATTTCACACCTGTGATTGGTGCTTTTATTGCAGATTCTTTTCTGGGTCGATTCCTAGGTGTTGGAATAGGTTCTTCTATCAGTTTCCTGGTATGATTTACTCTTTTTTTGACTTGAATATGCCTATTATTAAGTTTAATTTTGGGATGAATTGTATAGATTTGAATGCCGATTTTGAACgtaagaaacaaaagaaaaaaacacatttattaagaaagtAAAATAATTGCGTTTAAGTCATTATATACATTTACCGACGTCCAGAACCATTCATTTCCATCTCTTGAGACTGTCAAGGTATAGGACTAAGCTTCTTTCCATGAGACAGCGTTCAACTTAAGAAGCCAACGTTTTGTAGATTTGGGTGTATTgaagattataaaatttgaaccatGGTAGTGCATGGGCAGTGGCCCCCTCTATAAAGTGTGGCATATTATTCCATTTATCAATAGGACTTTATATTAGTATTAGATTCATAAACGGCCAAAAGAATTCAGACAtaggatatttttttaaggattgagACATATGATTTTAAGACAAACATAAAAGTTTCTCCAAAAATTCTAGCTAGCTAGCGTTCTCCACGTGAACCTCGAGGCTTGAGTTGATGATACACAGGCCAAGAAAGTGACGTCTACAAACTGTAGTGCTCCAAGTAGAGATACAAGCAACTATAAGATTCGTTGATTATTCCTTAAAATATTTTGTGTGGCCAAGTCGGTAgtgttccctaaaaaaaaaaagaggtggGTATAGTGTTTTTTCATTCAATGAATGTGGATTATGATATTCAAGAAATATGAGTGCGTAGAACGGGTTATTTCATACATACTTTGGTGGCGATAATGAGTAATTGGTATTATATCATGatcattataaataaaataaaataaaaattaacagcATAGGTGCAAGTGCAACTCAACATCAAACCATGTGGaggtttgttcaaaaaaatcaaaccatgTGGAGGTGGCATTTAAAGGTGAGAAAGTATAAGACTTTCTTATGATAGAAAATTGAATCATCAATTTCGTCTTTGATTGTACGAATCGGCCAAATTTATCACACAGTTACACGAAATATCAAACTAAttcccataaaaaataatgaataattgGTATTATATCATGAttactataaataaaataaaataaaaattgacagcATAGGTGCAAGTGCAACTCAACATCAAACTGTGTGGAGGTGGCGTTTAACGTGAGAAAGTCTTATGAAGGAAAAAGTCAACTTTTTTATTAACGCATGTTGATTGCAATagttaaatatttcaaatttttgtttaaatttttaaaaaagttttgttccactttttgtcttttaaaagtATTTAATTAGCACATTTGATCTCTACTTTTAAGTCAGTTAAGGTGTACCAATCAAATTTTTGGATGAGATTTTGCAAtaatgtttagaatattataagatttaaaaaaaaatagaattcttgaacaaaatatgaagttttaaatgtcataaacataaaaattcatattcaattcatgtttttcttacttatttaattcatattttattaaaaaaattctgaaagatttttataatattctaaagatgactctaaattaaaaaaaataaaaaatcgaatGATACACATGAGTGACCAAacatttacaaacttaaaagacttatgtgtgaccaaaataaattaaaggatcaatatgttacaaacctcaaacttaaaggacccatTGTATAATTTAAcctaaaatttaaaaaggagAGAATAAAGAGAAATAAGGTAATTTTATCGATAAAAACgacaattattaagaaaatgattaactgtgttgatttcaatagtaaaattagtatcatttattaaaatacaCCTATTAATTTTTAGTGGAGTAATTAAGTtggataaaattcaataaacaaGGGTATAAtagtgaaaataaataaatactacattGATATCCTTAAATGTCAATTATTTTAGAACAAATGAAAAAAGCTAAaaaagacaattattttgagacgaaGATGGTAAAATAACATAGGGGTATTGTGGGGTCTCAAATTGCATGCATACCTCTTTAATCTCAATCAaccattaaataaattaaagaagagTTTTTCTAACCTATGCAACATTGCATAGGATAAAGTGCATCGCTATCTTTAACATAAACTATCAtatttattatcctttatttgaaaaattacaatttcCTCTATCCtattaatcattttattttttattttttttatcacttcaTACTAAAAAAAAGTCTACTTatatgcatgaaaaaaaaatgcaaatggaACGTCATTGTaacaaacaaaatgaaactaaatGGAAAGAAATTATATGAgcacaaaagaagaaaattgttaCATACTAagactttaattttataatgaCTTCTTTTTGGAGTTATATATTAacgcagaagaaaaaaaaatttacatataCTTTCACACAGTTTTTCATATGGAACCACCATAtccttgaagaaaaaaaattaaagcagaTGAAGAAAATTGTGTTACAGATGAATGAGTTTGGTCACCTTATATAGAGAATTCTGTTCCAATTTTGTTGTTACAAATGGTCAAATGCCGTTCCAtgcatgatttttgtttttgttaaaaataaaaaatagaataattaatgttagagaaaattatcatttttcaagaaaaatataatcaatatgaTAATTTATGTTGGAAATAGTGGAACATTTATTGCACCTTATCCTATGCAATATTGCATAGGTTAGAAAAACCcattaaagaaaatgttaattaCTATCCAGATACTATCAGTTAAGAAAGCAAATACTACATTcgttcctaattataagatccttttagGAAAAAATtcgtccctttttataagacccctttgatattttcaagtacattaatttttttttttaccaacatacccttatttattttacatctttttcttcaatcaacaataaatattatgttgaaaacataaattaacctctctctctcttaaggataaaattgtaaaaacaatagtaatcatgtacaaatttaatactacaaccaatTTTCTTAATCTTCGTGTTTTTTGCAAAAGactcctataattagggacggaggtagtataatagaattgtattgaaaattgtgtagtCGATACTTCAAAATCTTAAATAATACTACATCCGtttctaattataagacccttttgagaatttttttgtacatttttataagaccccttttctatttccaactacattaattatttctttacatatatgcccctatttattatacatctttttcttcaatcagcaataaatagaatgttgaaaacataagccaaccctctttcttaaaggataaaattgtaaaaacaatagtaattaatacaaatatccactatcttaattcccgttattttttcaaaagggccttataattagggactgaagtaatatcattttcaattaaaaactttgtttttttgttgacttTTTTAACTCATGCTCCGAAGGCACTAATTAACATAATCCATAAATTAATCAATAGTATATCCTCCGCTCACTGATATAagtaaaaatcaacattttagattcattcattaaatgatgtgtATGACCTACAATAaaaaccatatacatcattaattgaataaatctaaaatgaagatttttacttataatattgATAAGAGGATGTACATAATCTTGGATAGATGAGCTACACTATATCATAAAGAAAGTTTTTAACTTTATCATCCAAAATGCCACCCCCACGTTGAGTCTGgctttaatacatttttttaatttattatttcttttcttattacTTTATGTCTCAAGATCCATTAATTATTGATCTACTACTTCCTTCGGTCTTGAaagtaaggaaaaaaaaaacaaatttattaagaaAGTAGTCAATTCAcattgaaaatgacattttttaaataaatatagtagtattatattgaaaaatgtttagttaatttatcaaaagtttaaaaagtgtcattttatttaaatttttgatgaATTGACTACACATTTTCCAATATAATACtactatatttgattttttaacaaatctcATAGAGACACTTTTTAGCAGAACTCTTAAACTATAACCATATACCAACATAAGCTTTTAGCAATGGCCACAAAATTAGTAGGTATAGACAATATATACCTACAGGCACCAAACAAGCCGTGGGTATAGGTATAGACGTTTATACAGcaggaaaataaaaagataagcaAGTATATGAACAATGATATACAATGTAttgatttatcaaaaataaattaggaATACCTCAATCCATGACCAAAAGCCTCTTGGCAACACTGATTTGAAACATAAAGAGAGACACGTAACTAGTAACCCTTCGTTTATGATTCTTCCTCAACTAGGACTCATATGCCTTAGGCAGGACAATATACGGTGTGTCCGATATATTGAAGATAATAGCATATTGAAttcatacaaattaattattatagtaattaaataaaatattcatcagaTATATTCCAATGTATGAAAAAGAAGCATACAAAGGAAGTATGTTCCGCCACTTGGTATATTCAATTAAATTCAGAAATTATTGGTATAATAAAgcctcttttttgtttgttgttataGGGAATGTCACTGCTGTGGTTAACAGCCATGATCCCGTCGGCACGGCCTCCTGCTTGCAACCATCCATCTGAAGGTTGTGAATCAGCAACACCAGGTCAATTGGCAATGTTATTCTCTGCCCTAATTCTGATAGCAATTGGAAATGGTGGTATTTCATGTTCTTTAGCATTTGGTGCAGACCAAGTTAATAGAAAAGATAACCCTAATAACCGCAGGGTTTTGGAAATATTCTTCAGTTGGTATTATGCTTTCACAACTATAGCTGTCATAATAGCTCTCACTGGAATAGTATATATCCAAGATCATCTTGGTTGGAAAGTTGGTTTTGGTGTTCCAGCAATACTCATGCTTATATCCACTGTCTTATTCTTTCTTGCTTCTCCTCTTTATgtgaaaattaaacaaaaaaccAGCTTATTCACTGGTTTTGCACAAGTATCTGTTGCTGCCTACAAGAACAGAAAACTTCCATTGCCACCTAAAACCTCTCCTGAATTTTACCATCAACAAAAAGACTCAGAACTCGTTGTTCCAACTGATAAACTAAGGTATATAGAATCGAATTACTATACCATCTTTTTAGCTTTTATGGTTCGTGGTTAATTATGTTCAATAGACTAATAATGAACTCTTCCTCCAATCTCTATTATAAGAGAAAATTCACATTTAAAGTTCATTCAATAAACGATGTATGTAATTTCTTATATAGATCATACAAATCATTTactgaataaatctaaaaagtgaattttctCTTATAATATTGACTGGAATAATATATACCAGGTGTCGAAATTTATTAATCATCAAAATAACTTCATTAACCACAAATTTGAATGTGATTAAGGAAAATTTTCAAAGGTTCAATAAAGTTACATTGCTAGTTATTGAGTTTCAACACATGGTTTATTCATTCACCATCTATAAATTGAGCATAATTAACCACTAATTTGTACCATGTTAATGTTTATGGTGTTGTTGCGAAAATTGCCTAAACTTTGTTACACAAAAACCATTTCCCATATTAAAcatttgatttcattttcaGGTTTCTAAATAAAGCTTGTGTTATTAAGGATCATGAACAAGATATAGCCTCAGATGGTTCAGCGATAAATCGTTGGAGTCTATGCACAGTAGATCAAGTTGAAGAACTAAAAGCCATTATTAAAGTTATTCCATTGTGGTCAACAGCGATCACAATGTCTATTAACATTGGAGGCTCATTTGGATTGCTGCAAGCTAAATCCTTAGACAGACATATCATTTCAAGTTCAAACTTTGAAGTACCAGCAGGATCTTTTTCTGTTATCTTGATAGTTGCAATATTAATATGGATAATTATCTATGATCGTGTTCTTATTCCTTTAGCATCAAAGATAAGAGGGAAGCCCGTAATTATCAGCCCAAAGAAAAGAATGGGAATTgggttgttttttaattttcttcactTGATAACTGCAGCAATTTTTGAGACTGTAAGGAGAAAGGAAGCAATCAAAGAAGGATATTTGAATGATACTCATGGAGTGTTGAAAATGTCTGCAATGTGGCTTGCACCTCAACTTTGTTTGGCTGGTATAGCAGAAATGTTCAATGTTATTGGCCAGAATGAGTTTTATTACAAAGAGTTTCCAAAGAGTATGTCTAGTGTTGCTGCTTCCCTTTCTGGATTGGCAATGGGTGTAGGAAACTTGGTATCCTCTTTAGTATTGAGCATTATAGAAAGCACTACTCCAAGTGGAGGAAATGAAGGGTGGGTTTCTGATAATATTAACAAAGGTCATTTCGACAAGTATTATTGGGTTATAGTTGGAATTAATGCTCTAAATCTATTGTATTACTTAGTATGCAGTTGGGCTTATGGACCTACAGTTGATGAAGTATCCAATGTGAGTAAAGAAAATGGTTCCAAAGTGGAAGAATCAACTGAATTCAAGCATATGAATCCACACTTTGATGACAAGGTTAGTGGTGAAACTAGTTCAAAGGAGAAAGAGTTAACTGAATTCAAGAATGGGGCCCAGGTTGAGAAAGTATTCAAGAATAGTGAACAAAGGGACTTGAAGGAGGA
Proteins encoded in this window:
- the LOC11432382 gene encoding protein NRT1/ PTR FAMILY 1.1 is translated as MDKELQLCSVDAANEEEMVSQQPQRRKGGLITMPFIIGNEALARMASLGLLPNMILYLMGSYRLHLGISTQILLLSSAASNFTPVIGAFIADSFLGRFLGVGIGSSISFLGMSLLWLTAMIPSARPPACNHPSEGCESATPGQLAMLFSALILIAIGNGGISCSLAFGADQVNRKDNPNNRRVLEIFFSWYYAFTTIAVIIALTGIVYIQDHLGWKVGFGVPAILMLISTVLFFLASPLYVKIKQKTSLFTGFAQVSVAAYKNRKLPLPPKTSPEFYHQQKDSELVVPTDKLRFLNKACVIKDHEQDIASDGSAINRWSLCTVDQVEELKAIIKVIPLWSTAITMSINIGGSFGLLQAKSLDRHIISSSNFEVPAGSFSVILIVAILIWIIIYDRVLIPLASKIRGKPVIISPKKRMGIGLFFNFLHLITAAIFETVRRKEAIKEGYLNDTHGVLKMSAMWLAPQLCLAGIAEMFNVIGQNEFYYKEFPKSMSSVAASLSGLAMGVGNLVSSLVLSIIESTTPSGGNEGWVSDNINKGHFDKYYWVIVGINALNLLYYLVCSWAYGPTVDEVSNVSKENGSKVEESTEFKHMNPHFDDKVSGETSSKEKELTEFKNGAQVEKVFKNSEQRDLKEEDL